The Mycolicibacterium flavescens genome has a segment encoding these proteins:
- a CDS encoding F5/8 type C domain-containing protein yields MAAAAALVLTFAQSPGQISPDTKLDLTANPLRFLARAFNLWNSELPFGQAQNQAYGYLFPHGTFFLIGDIVGLPGWVTQRLWWALLLVVGFWGVLRVAEALGVGSPTSRVIAAVAYALSPRALTTIGAISSETLPMMLAPWVLLPVILVLKGGSGGAGETGGDPRVRALAMRSAVAIALMGAVNAVATLTGCLCAAIWLLCHRPTKLWWRFTAWWALGITLAVLWWAVALVMLGRVSPPFLDFIESSGVTTRWMSLTEMLRGTDVWTPFVAPNATAGASLVTGSVAVLATTLVAAAGLAGLAMKTMPARGRLIVILLTGVTLLAVGYSGGLGSPVALQVQAFLDASGTPLRNLHKLEPLLRLPLALGLAHLLGRIPLPGSAPRAKWTTALAHPERDKRVAVGMVVLVALVAGTSLAWTGRLTPPGAFDAIPQYWHDTADWLDENNTGGRVLVAPGAPFATQVWGNSHDEPLQVLGESAWGVRDSIPLTPPQTIRALDSVQRLFAAGRPSAGLADTLARQGISYVVVRNDLDPESSRSARPLLVHRAIDGSPGLEKVAEFGDPVGAGTLAGFVSDSGLRPRYPAVEIYRVDAETPVTPYLVDTDRMARVDGAPEALLRLDERRRLLDRPPLGPMLLTADAERAGVPTPLVTVTDTPLARETDYGRVDDHSSAIRTPDDLRHTHNRVIDYPSPGTDLVYGQWNGGRVSVSSSAADSTALPNVAPAAGPAAAVDADPSTSWVSNSLQSAIGQWMQVGFDHPVTNATITVTPSATAVGAQIRRIEISTVNGTSTLRFDEAGKPLTAALPYGESPWVRLTAVATDDGSPGVQFGITDLAVTQYDANGFAHPVSLRHTVVVPGPPPDSTVAQWDLGSELLGRSGCAQSPTGYRCAALMALSAEEPVNLSRTLTVPTPIAVTPTVWVRARQGPQLADLISAPGTARAVGEADPIDVLGSAYAAADGDAGTAWTAPQRVVQQGTPPTLTLKLPKRTEVAGLRVTPSSSELPARPTLVAVDLGDGPQIRPVAGDAGAQTLDLKPRATDTVTISLLDWDDVIDRTALGFDQLKPPGLAEVTALDIRGEPIAAADAAANRNRTIDMPCGKGPVIGVAGEFVQTSLSTTVGALLDGEPVAARPCRAEPILLPEGQQELVISPGAAFIVDGAQLAGPRAGEIREASTIPAQTGQWSADHREVTVAPSSASRVLVVPESINPGWVAHDSAGSQLTPITVNGWQQGWVLPPGTAGPVTLSFPTNAPYRAGLIGGLALLPVLALLAFLPMRRRPAPVEPVPVWRPPPVAVGAAALAVGAAISGVAGVAVVGLAVGFRWLLRHRENLCEAVTVGTAAGGLILAGAVLSQYPWRSVDGYIGHSWGVQLLALVSVAAVAASTVPIRTEKRLS; encoded by the coding sequence GTGGCCGCTGCGGCGGCGCTGGTCCTGACTTTCGCCCAGTCACCCGGACAGATCTCACCCGACACCAAGCTCGACCTGACCGCCAACCCGTTGCGGTTCCTCGCGCGCGCGTTCAACCTGTGGAACAGCGAGCTGCCCTTCGGCCAGGCCCAGAACCAGGCCTACGGGTATCTGTTCCCGCACGGCACCTTCTTTTTGATCGGCGACATCGTCGGGCTGCCCGGCTGGGTCACCCAGCGGCTGTGGTGGGCGTTGCTGCTGGTCGTCGGGTTCTGGGGTGTGCTGCGGGTGGCCGAGGCGCTCGGCGTCGGCAGCCCGACGTCGCGGGTGATCGCCGCGGTCGCCTACGCGCTCTCGCCGCGGGCGCTGACCACCATCGGCGCGATCTCGTCGGAGACGCTCCCGATGATGCTGGCGCCGTGGGTCCTGTTGCCGGTGATCTTGGTATTGAAGGGCGGGTCCGGAGGGGCGGGAGAAACAGGGGGCGACCCGCGCGTGCGGGCGCTGGCGATGCGCTCGGCGGTGGCGATCGCGTTGATGGGGGCGGTCAACGCGGTGGCCACGCTCACCGGCTGCCTGTGCGCGGCCATCTGGCTGTTATGTCATCGGCCCACCAAGCTGTGGTGGCGGTTCACGGCGTGGTGGGCGCTCGGCATCACGCTGGCGGTGCTGTGGTGGGCGGTCGCGCTGGTGATGCTGGGCCGGGTCAGCCCACCGTTCCTCGACTTCATCGAATCCTCCGGCGTCACCACGCGGTGGATGTCGCTGACCGAGATGTTGCGCGGCACCGACGTCTGGACCCCGTTCGTTGCGCCCAACGCGACGGCAGGCGCGTCCCTGGTGACCGGTTCGGTCGCCGTGCTGGCCACCACGTTGGTCGCCGCCGCGGGCCTGGCGGGGCTGGCGATGAAGACGATGCCCGCCCGCGGTCGGCTGATCGTCATACTGCTGACCGGCGTCACGCTGCTCGCCGTCGGCTACTCGGGCGGGTTGGGCTCGCCTGTCGCACTGCAGGTTCAGGCGTTCCTCGACGCGTCGGGCACCCCGCTGCGCAACCTGCACAAGCTCGAACCCCTGCTGCGACTGCCCTTGGCGCTGGGGTTGGCGCATCTGCTCGGCCGCATCCCGCTGCCGGGCAGCGCGCCACGAGCGAAGTGGACGACCGCGCTGGCGCATCCCGAACGCGACAAGCGTGTCGCCGTGGGAATGGTGGTCCTGGTCGCACTGGTGGCGGGCACGTCGCTGGCATGGACCGGACGGCTTACTCCGCCAGGCGCATTCGACGCCATCCCGCAGTACTGGCACGACACTGCCGACTGGCTTGATGAGAACAACACCGGCGGCCGCGTCCTGGTGGCGCCCGGTGCTCCGTTCGCCACCCAGGTGTGGGGCAACAGCCACGACGAACCGCTGCAGGTGCTCGGCGAAAGCGCCTGGGGGGTCCGCGATTCGATCCCGCTGACCCCACCGCAGACCATCCGCGCGCTCGACTCCGTGCAGCGGTTGTTCGCCGCGGGCCGACCCTCCGCAGGCTTGGCCGACACCCTTGCCCGCCAAGGAATTTCGTATGTCGTGGTGCGCAACGATTTGGACCCGGAGTCATCCCGTTCGGCGCGACCGCTGCTGGTGCACCGCGCCATCGACGGCTCCCCCGGCCTGGAGAAGGTCGCCGAGTTCGGCGATCCGGTCGGCGCGGGCACCCTGGCCGGATTCGTCTCCGACAGCGGCTTGCGCCCGCGCTACCCCGCCGTCGAGATCTACCGGGTTGACGCCGAAACCCCGGTGACGCCTTACCTCGTCGACACCGACCGCATGGCGCGCGTCGACGGCGCACCCGAGGCGCTGCTACGGCTCGACGAGCGCCGCCGACTGCTCGACCGCCCGCCGCTGGGCCCGATGCTCCTGACCGCCGACGCCGAACGCGCGGGCGTGCCGACCCCGCTGGTCACCGTCACCGACACCCCGCTTGCCCGGGAAACCGACTACGGCCGCGTCGACGACCACTCGTCGGCGATCCGCACCCCCGACGATCTGCGGCACACCCACAACCGGGTCATCGACTACCCCTCTCCCGGAACTGATCTCGTCTACGGGCAGTGGAACGGTGGCCGCGTCTCGGTGTCGAGCTCGGCGGCCGATTCCACCGCGCTCCCCAACGTTGCGCCGGCGGCAGGTCCGGCCGCCGCAGTCGATGCCGACCCGTCGACCAGTTGGGTCTCCAACTCGCTGCAGTCGGCGATCGGCCAGTGGATGCAGGTGGGCTTCGACCACCCCGTCACGAACGCGACCATCACGGTCACACCCAGCGCCACCGCCGTCGGCGCACAGATCCGCCGCATCGAGATCTCGACGGTGAACGGCACCAGCACCCTGCGGTTCGATGAGGCAGGCAAGCCGCTCACCGCGGCACTGCCTTACGGCGAGTCGCCGTGGGTGCGGCTCACCGCGGTAGCCACCGACGACGGCTCGCCCGGCGTGCAGTTCGGAATCACCGACCTCGCGGTCACCCAGTACGACGCGAACGGCTTCGCCCACCCCGTCAGCCTGCGCCACACCGTCGTCGTACCGGGCCCTCCCCCGGATTCGACTGTCGCGCAATGGGATCTGGGTTCGGAGTTGCTGGGACGCTCGGGCTGCGCGCAGAGTCCGACCGGCTACCGGTGCGCCGCGTTGATGGCGCTGTCGGCCGAGGAGCCGGTGAACCTCAGCCGGACACTGACGGTTCCGACGCCGATCGCGGTGACGCCGACGGTGTGGGTGCGCGCCCGACAGGGTCCCCAGTTGGCCGACCTCATCAGCGCACCCGGTACCGCCCGCGCGGTGGGCGAAGCCGATCCGATCGACGTGCTCGGCTCGGCCTACGCCGCCGCAGACGGCGATGCGGGCACCGCCTGGACCGCCCCGCAGCGGGTCGTGCAGCAGGGGACGCCGCCGACACTGACGCTGAAACTGCCGAAGCGGACCGAAGTTGCCGGCCTGCGGGTGACGCCGAGTTCGTCGGAGTTGCCCGCACGTCCGACGCTGGTGGCCGTCGACCTCGGCGACGGTCCGCAAATCCGTCCGGTCGCCGGCGATGCCGGCGCCCAGACCCTGGATCTCAAACCGAGAGCCACCGACACCGTGACGATCTCCCTTCTCGACTGGGACGACGTCATCGACCGCACGGCGCTCGGTTTCGACCAACTCAAACCCCCCGGCCTAGCCGAGGTGACCGCGCTCGACATTCGCGGCGAACCGATCGCGGCGGCCGATGCCGCGGCCAACCGGAACCGCACCATCGACATGCCGTGCGGCAAGGGCCCGGTCATCGGCGTCGCCGGCGAGTTCGTGCAAACCTCACTCAGTACGACCGTCGGCGCCCTCCTCGACGGTGAGCCCGTGGCGGCACGCCCGTGCCGGGCCGAGCCGATCCTGCTGCCCGAGGGCCAACAGGAACTGGTCATCAGCCCCGGCGCGGCGTTCATCGTCGACGGCGCTCAGCTCGCCGGGCCGCGCGCCGGTGAAATACGCGAGGCGTCAACCATTCCCGCGCAGACCGGACAATGGAGCGCAGACCACCGCGAGGTGACCGTCGCACCGTCGTCGGCGTCCCGGGTCCTCGTGGTCCCCGAAAGCATCAACCCCGGCTGGGTCGCCCACGACAGCGCCGGGTCACAACTGACGCCGATCACGGTGAACGGCTGGCAGCAGGGCTGGGTGCTGCCGCCGGGTACGGCGGGCCCGGTCACGCTGAGCTTCCCGACGAACGCGCCCTACCGCGCCGGGCTGATCGGCGGGCTCGCGCTGCTGCCGGTGCTCGCACTGCTCGCCTTCCTGCCGATGCGCAGGCGCCCCGCGCCGGTTGAGCCGGTGCCGGTGTGGCGACCGCCCCCCGTCGCCGTCGGCGCCGCGGCGCTGGCCGTCGGTGCGGCGATCTCGGGGGTGGCGGGCGTGGCGGTGGTCGGACTGGCGGTCGGCTTCCGTTGGCTGCTGCGCCACCGCGAAAACCTCTGCGAGGCAGTCACGGTCGGCACCGCGGCCGGTGGGTTGATCCTGGCCGGTGCGGTGTTGAGTCAGTATCCGTGGCGCTCGGTCGACGGCTACATCGGGCATTCGTGGGGCGTGCAGCTACTGGCGTTGGTCTCGGTGGCCGCGGTCGCGGCGTCGACCGTGCCGATTCGGACGGAGAAACGGCTCAGCTGA
- the entS_2 gene encoding transmembrane transporter, giving the protein MATSSSVRTAPSAWAPLRSPMYRALWIAQFVSNLGTWMQTVGAQWMLVADPGAAVLVPLVQTATTLPVMLLALPSGVVADLVDRRRLLIATQSAMAAGVSILAILTGVGLTTPAVLLILLFLIGCGQALTAPAWQAIQPELVPREQIPAAAALTSLALNSARAIGPAIAGLLVALSGPTTVFALNAVSFVGIVVVLFTWRRPVEERLLPTERPLSALSAGGRYIRSSPVVRRILLRALLFIAPGSALWGLLAVIADRQLHLSSAGYGVLLGALGVGAVCGAMVLSRLQVRFGRNALLTVGAVGFALATAVLALVPVLAVVIVAMIVGGLSWLLTLSTLNASMQLSLPAWVRARGLSVYQLVFMGGQAIGSLVWGLVAGATNSVTALLTAAGLLAACAVSLLWWPLHPGTGNLDVEPSGHWPEPALVFEPAPPDGPVLVLKTYRVASENEAAFVAAMDRVKRSRQRTGAVQWRLFRSGEFPNTFVEAFVVRSWYEHLHQHVIRQTGQDLIAEQEVDKYVVGEPKLEHLIAVS; this is encoded by the coding sequence ATGGCGACATCGTCGAGCGTCCGCACCGCGCCGTCGGCGTGGGCGCCGCTGCGGTCGCCGATGTACCGGGCGTTGTGGATCGCGCAGTTCGTGTCGAACCTCGGGACCTGGATGCAGACGGTCGGCGCCCAGTGGATGCTGGTGGCCGATCCCGGCGCCGCCGTGCTGGTGCCTCTGGTACAGACCGCGACGACGCTGCCGGTGATGCTGTTGGCGCTGCCCTCCGGTGTGGTCGCCGATCTGGTCGACCGGCGACGCCTGCTGATCGCCACGCAGTCGGCGATGGCGGCCGGCGTCTCGATCCTGGCGATCTTGACCGGTGTCGGGTTGACGACGCCGGCGGTTCTGCTGATCCTGCTGTTCCTGATCGGCTGCGGACAGGCGCTGACGGCTCCGGCGTGGCAGGCTATCCAGCCCGAACTCGTTCCGCGCGAACAGATCCCCGCTGCGGCGGCGCTGACCAGCCTGGCCCTGAACAGCGCGAGGGCGATAGGGCCCGCGATCGCCGGCCTGCTCGTGGCCTTGTCCGGGCCGACGACGGTGTTCGCGCTGAACGCGGTCTCGTTCGTCGGAATCGTCGTGGTGCTGTTCACCTGGCGCCGGCCGGTTGAGGAACGGTTGCTGCCGACCGAGCGGCCGTTGTCGGCGCTGAGCGCGGGCGGACGGTACATCCGCAGCTCGCCGGTGGTGCGACGCATCCTGCTGCGGGCGCTGCTGTTCATCGCTCCCGGCAGCGCGCTGTGGGGGCTGCTCGCGGTCATCGCCGATCGACAACTGCACCTGTCGTCGGCGGGCTACGGCGTGCTGCTGGGCGCCCTGGGTGTCGGCGCGGTGTGCGGGGCGATGGTGCTGTCCCGGCTGCAGGTCCGGTTCGGGCGCAACGCATTGTTGACGGTGGGCGCGGTCGGTTTCGCGCTCGCCACCGCGGTGCTGGCGCTGGTTCCGGTGCTCGCGGTGGTGATCGTCGCGATGATCGTCGGCGGACTGTCGTGGTTGCTGACCCTGTCGACCCTGAATGCGTCCATGCAGCTGAGCCTTCCGGCCTGGGTGCGGGCGCGCGGACTGTCGGTCTACCAGCTGGTGTTCATGGGTGGACAGGCGATCGGCTCGCTGGTCTGGGGGCTGGTGGCCGGCGCGACCAACAGCGTTACCGCGCTGCTGACCGCGGCCGGGTTGCTCGCCGCGTGCGCGGTATCTCTGCTGTGGTGGCCGCTGCATCCGGGCACCGGCAACCTCGACGTCGAACCGTCGGGGCACTGGCCTGAACCAGCGCTCGTGTTCGAACCCGCCCCGCCCGACGGCCCGGTCCTCGTGCTCAAGACGTACCGGGTCGCATCGGAGAACGAGGCGGCGTTCGTCGCGGCGATGGACCGGGTGAAGCGTTCGCGGCAGCGTACCGGGGCCGTGCAATGGCGGTTGTTCCGTAGCGGCGAATTCCCCAACACATTCGTCGAGGCGTTCGTCGTGCGGTCGTGGTACGAGCACCTGCACCAGCACGTCATCCGGCAGACGGGCCAGGACCTGATCGCCGAGCAGGAGGTCGACAAGTACGTCGTCGGCGAACCCAAGCTCGAGCATCTGATCGCGGTCAGCTGA
- the opd gene encoding putative metal-dependent hydrolase with the TIM-barrel fold — translation MPELNTARGPIDTTDLGVTLMHEHVFIQSLDISTNYPEVWGDEAQREADAVVRLNELKSRGVDSIVDLTVIGMGRYIPRIERIAAQTDINIIVATGVYTYNDVPMFFHFSGPETPLGEPMVDMFVRDITSGIAGTGVRAAVLKCATDEPGLTPGVERVLRAVAQAHRETGVPISTHTHAATKRGLDQQRVFSEEGVDLSRVVIGHSGDSTDLDYLERLIDNGSYIGMDRFGVDVFLGFEERVDTVARMCERGHADKMVLSHDASCFIDWLPEGLVPQTMPNWHYLHIHNDVIPALKKRGVSDEQLTTMLVDNPRRIFETRGAY, via the coding sequence GTGCCGGAACTGAACACCGCCCGAGGACCGATCGACACCACCGACCTGGGCGTCACGCTCATGCACGAACACGTCTTCATCCAGTCCCTCGACATCTCGACCAACTATCCGGAGGTCTGGGGCGACGAGGCCCAACGGGAGGCCGACGCCGTCGTCCGCCTCAACGAGCTCAAATCGCGCGGGGTCGACAGCATCGTCGATCTCACGGTGATCGGAATGGGGCGCTACATTCCGCGTATCGAGCGTATCGCCGCGCAGACCGACATCAACATCATCGTCGCCACCGGCGTCTACACCTACAACGACGTCCCGATGTTCTTCCACTTCAGCGGGCCGGAGACCCCGCTCGGCGAGCCGATGGTCGACATGTTCGTCCGCGACATCACCAGCGGAATCGCGGGCACCGGGGTCAGAGCGGCGGTCCTCAAGTGCGCGACCGACGAACCCGGCCTAACACCGGGCGTCGAGCGGGTGCTGCGCGCGGTGGCCCAGGCGCACCGGGAAACCGGCGTCCCGATCTCGACGCATACGCACGCCGCGACCAAGCGAGGCCTGGATCAGCAGCGCGTGTTCAGCGAGGAGGGCGTAGACCTCTCGCGTGTCGTCATCGGGCATTCCGGCGACAGCACCGATCTGGACTACCTGGAACGGTTGATCGACAACGGGTCCTACATCGGGATGGACCGGTTCGGGGTCGATGTGTTCCTCGGTTTCGAGGAGCGGGTCGACACCGTCGCGCGGATGTGCGAGCGCGGCCACGCCGACAAGATGGTGCTGTCGCACGACGCGTCCTGTTTCATCGACTGGCTTCCGGAAGGACTCGTCCCGCAGACGATGCCCAACTGGCACTACCTGCATATCCACAACGACGTGATCCCGGCCCTCAAGAAGCGAGGCGTCTCCGACGAGCAGCTCACGACGATGCTCGTCGACAACCCGCGCCGGATCTTCGAGACCCGGGGCGCTTACTGA
- a CDS encoding AMP-dependent synthetase and ligase — protein sequence MPEQTPPISVQVSRLAETEPDAPAITCEGVTLTRGELDASTNRLARAYAGLGVREGDYVTVVLPNSIEWVQAVLATWKLGAIPQPLSPRLPDVELTGLLELRPRALVVGRADPTGRIVSVPAGYVPDENLSDAALPEKVSPVFKAMASGGSTGRPKLIEAGNDSRYPPMVGYPLGAQEGDVNLISVPMSHNTGFTTFAIGLVQGHHLVIMPRFEPHEFLRLVTEHRVTFLTTVPTIMQRLIPVYRADPDAYDLSSIRRFWHVGAPCPPAVKRAWIEILAPDVLWELYGGTELQALTFISGSQWLAHPGSVGVVVAGEMKVLDDDGNECPPGVVGEVYMRPSPGSRPTYRYVGATAKSRDGWDSLGDLGYFDADGFLYLSDRRVDMFTVGGRNVYPAEIESALSEHPAVLSCLVVGVPDDDLGQVPHALVHAEGGLDAAAVVAFLSERLERYKVPRTVEITDEPLRDDAGKARRSAVRDEVISRRAQARC from the coding sequence ATGCCCGAACAGACTCCGCCGATCAGCGTGCAGGTCTCACGGCTGGCCGAGACCGAACCCGACGCGCCCGCGATCACCTGCGAAGGCGTCACCCTGACCCGAGGTGAGCTCGACGCGTCGACCAACCGGCTGGCCCGCGCCTACGCCGGACTCGGTGTGCGAGAAGGCGATTACGTCACCGTGGTGTTGCCGAACTCCATCGAGTGGGTGCAGGCGGTGCTCGCGACGTGGAAGCTGGGTGCGATCCCCCAACCACTCTCTCCGAGGCTTCCCGATGTCGAACTGACCGGGCTGCTCGAACTGCGGCCCCGCGCCCTGGTCGTCGGCCGCGCCGACCCCACCGGCCGAATAGTAAGCGTGCCAGCGGGTTACGTGCCCGATGAAAACCTCTCGGATGCAGCGTTACCCGAGAAGGTGTCGCCGGTGTTCAAGGCGATGGCATCGGGCGGCAGCACCGGCAGACCCAAGCTGATCGAGGCGGGCAACGACAGCCGCTACCCGCCGATGGTGGGTTATCCCCTTGGGGCGCAAGAGGGTGACGTCAACCTGATCTCGGTGCCGATGAGCCACAACACCGGCTTCACGACCTTCGCGATCGGGCTGGTTCAGGGCCATCACCTGGTGATCATGCCGCGGTTCGAACCGCACGAGTTCCTCCGGCTCGTGACCGAACACCGCGTGACGTTCCTGACGACGGTACCGACGATCATGCAGCGCCTGATTCCGGTCTACCGGGCCGACCCCGATGCCTACGACCTGTCCTCGATCAGGCGGTTCTGGCATGTCGGGGCGCCGTGTCCACCCGCGGTCAAGCGCGCCTGGATCGAGATTCTTGCACCGGATGTGCTGTGGGAACTGTACGGCGGCACCGAATTACAGGCGTTGACGTTCATCTCGGGAAGTCAGTGGTTGGCCCACCCGGGGTCGGTCGGTGTCGTCGTCGCCGGCGAGATGAAGGTGCTCGACGACGACGGCAACGAGTGCCCGCCCGGTGTGGTCGGCGAGGTCTACATGCGGCCGTCGCCGGGCAGCAGACCCACCTACCGCTACGTCGGCGCGACGGCGAAATCACGCGACGGCTGGGATTCGTTGGGCGACCTCGGGTACTTCGATGCCGACGGCTTCCTCTACCTCAGCGACCGGCGGGTGGACATGTTCACCGTCGGCGGCCGCAACGTTTATCCCGCCGAGATCGAGTCGGCGTTGTCCGAGCATCCCGCGGTGCTGTCGTGTCTGGTGGTCGGCGTCCCCGACGACGACCTCGGTCAGGTGCCGCATGCGCTGGTGCATGCCGAAGGTGGGCTCGACGCAGCGGCCGTCGTCGCGTTCCTGTCCGAGCGACTCGAGCGCTACAAGGTGCCCCGCACAGTCGAGATCACCGATGAGCCGCTGCGCGACGACGCGGGTAAAGCGCGCCGGTCAGCGGTCCGCGACGAGGTCATCTCGCGACGGGCTCAGGCACGCTGCTGA
- the oatA_6 gene encoding putative acyltransferase, with product MVTVFGFTGHTDFVAVAVAGETREEQVGGTRGFLPAVEGMRACAAVGVVVTHVAFQTGHTGGVSGRLFGRFDLAVALFFALSGFLLWRGHASAARGLRPTPPTGHYLRSRIVRIMPGYLVAVVVILSLLPEAKADLTVWLANLTLTQIYVPLTLTAGLTQMWSLSVEVAFYMALPLLALLVRRVPVRARIPVIAAAALVSLGWAVLPIATSAGVNHLNWPPAFFSWFAAGMLLAELTVTPVGWPHRLARRRVLMAVIAVAAFLVAASPIAGPEGLTPGTVSQFVVKIAMGAVVAGALLAPLVLDRPDTSHRVLGSTTMVTLGRWSYGLFIWHLAALAMVFPVIGEFAFNGHMPVVLVLTVVFGFAIAAVSYALVESPCRTALRRWEYRHARPVPPLDSSVSSVPEPVAR from the coding sequence GTGGTCACCGTCTTCGGCTTCACCGGGCACACTGATTTCGTGGCAGTTGCGGTGGCCGGCGAGACGCGCGAGGAGCAGGTGGGCGGAACCCGCGGGTTCCTGCCTGCGGTGGAGGGCATGCGCGCCTGCGCCGCCGTCGGCGTCGTCGTCACCCACGTGGCGTTCCAGACCGGGCACACCGGCGGGGTCAGCGGACGACTGTTCGGCCGATTCGATCTCGCGGTGGCGCTCTTCTTCGCCCTCTCGGGTTTTCTGCTGTGGCGCGGGCACGCCTCGGCAGCGCGCGGGCTGCGGCCGACCCCGCCGACCGGCCACTACCTGCGCTCCCGGATCGTGCGCATCATGCCCGGATACCTCGTGGCGGTCGTGGTGATCCTGTCGCTGCTGCCGGAGGCCAAAGCGGACCTCACCGTGTGGTTGGCCAACCTCACCCTGACCCAGATCTATGTGCCGCTGACACTCACCGCGGGGCTGACGCAGATGTGGAGCCTGTCGGTCGAGGTCGCGTTCTACATGGCGTTGCCGCTTCTCGCGCTCCTGGTGCGACGCGTCCCGGTGCGGGCGCGCATTCCCGTCATCGCCGCCGCGGCGCTCGTCAGCCTCGGGTGGGCGGTGCTGCCGATCGCGACATCGGCCGGCGTCAACCACCTGAACTGGCCGCCGGCCTTCTTCTCCTGGTTTGCCGCGGGCATGCTGCTCGCCGAGTTGACCGTCACGCCGGTCGGATGGCCGCACCGACTGGCCCGGCGGCGCGTCCTGATGGCGGTCATCGCGGTCGCGGCGTTCCTGGTCGCCGCCTCGCCGATCGCCGGACCCGAGGGCCTCACGCCGGGCACGGTCAGCCAGTTCGTCGTCAAGATCGCGATGGGCGCCGTGGTCGCCGGTGCGCTGCTCGCCCCGCTCGTGCTCGACCGCCCCGACACCTCGCACCGGGTGCTGGGCAGCACGACGATGGTGACGTTGGGGCGATGGTCCTACGGACTGTTCATCTGGCACCTCGCCGCACTCGCGATGGTGTTCCCTGTCATCGGCGAGTTCGCGTTCAACGGCCACATGCCGGTGGTGCTGGTGCTGACGGTCGTGTTCGGGTTCGCGATCGCCGCGGTCAGCTATGCGCTGGTGGAGTCACCGTGCCGAACGGCGTTGCGGCGCTGGGAGTATCGCCACGCCCGTCCGGTGCCGCCGTTGGACTCGTCGGTCAGCAGCGTGCCTGAGCCCGTCGCGAGATGA
- a CDS encoding Protein of uncharacterised function (DUF3068), with amino-acid sequence MNRAVALRIAACGILGLGAALLIAALLLSTYTQSKIAKIPLDIDATLISDGSGTAFDPASLNSERFVVDRDVPMVQQEQLTVESPSNADVVTLQVGSTLRRTDKQQEAGLLLALVDTVTVNRSTAEAVSSESNPGGAVQKPRAMEDDKPPTNIALPHEGLAYRFPFDTEKKTYSVFDPIAQKAFDANYDGEEDVNGLTTYRFTQNVGYDSDGKLVEPVKYASLYEDDADSEVTARAAMWGVPGEPDEPITMSRYYAAQRTFWVDPVSGTIVKRDEHGYHYYAREPLKPEVTFVDYKVAFNEETVESQVTSASDERDRVALWGRILPITFTAMGLVLLVGGALLGSFSLRAESALIDPGLDEADHGFFDTQGIKVPGAEAKTEKIPTSRPTDLPPDRPV; translated from the coding sequence TTGAACCGCGCAGTGGCGCTGCGGATTGCGGCTTGCGGGATCTTGGGGCTGGGTGCCGCCCTGTTGATCGCCGCGCTGTTGCTGTCCACCTACACCCAAAGCAAGATCGCCAAGATTCCGCTGGACATCGATGCGACGCTGATCAGCGACGGCAGCGGCACAGCCTTCGACCCGGCATCGCTGAACAGCGAACGGTTCGTCGTCGACCGCGACGTGCCGATGGTTCAGCAGGAGCAGCTCACCGTCGAGTCCCCGTCGAACGCCGACGTGGTGACGCTTCAAGTGGGCTCCACGCTGCGCCGCACCGACAAGCAGCAGGAGGCCGGCCTGCTGTTGGCGCTTGTCGACACGGTGACCGTCAACCGCAGTACCGCCGAGGCGGTGTCCAGCGAGAGCAATCCGGGCGGTGCGGTGCAGAAACCGCGCGCCATGGAGGACGACAAGCCGCCGACCAACATCGCGCTGCCGCACGAGGGACTGGCCTACCGGTTCCCCTTCGACACCGAGAAGAAGACCTACTCCGTCTTCGACCCGATCGCGCAGAAGGCGTTCGACGCCAACTACGACGGCGAAGAAGACGTCAACGGGCTGACCACCTACCGGTTCACCCAGAACGTCGGCTACGACTCCGACGGCAAGCTCGTCGAGCCGGTGAAGTACGCGTCGCTCTACGAAGACGACGCCGACAGCGAGGTCACCGCCCGCGCGGCGATGTGGGGTGTGCCCGGTGAACCCGACGAGCCGATCACGATGTCGCGGTACTACGCCGCGCAGCGCACCTTCTGGGTCGACCCGGTGTCGGGGACGATCGTCAAGAGGGACGAGCACGGCTACCACTACTACGCCCGCGAGCCGCTCAAGCCCGAGGTCACGTTCGTCGACTACAAGGTCGCGTTCAACGAGGAGACCGTCGAGTCCCAGGTCACCAGCGCGAGCGACGAGCGCGACCGGGTCGCGCTGTGGGGCCGCATCCTGCCGATCACCTTCACCGCGATGGGGCTGGTGCTGCTGGTCGGCGGCGCGCTGCTCGGCTCGTTCAGCCTGCGCGCGGAGTCCGCGCTGATCGACCCCGGTCTCGACGAGGCCGACCACGGATTCTTCGACACCCAGGGCATCAAGGTCCCGGGAGCCGAAGCCAAGACCGAGAAGATCCCGACATCTCGACCGACCGACCTGCCCCCGGACAGACCGGTCTGA